The proteins below are encoded in one region of Vibrio sp. ED004:
- the tsf gene encoding translation elongation factor Ts, with translation MATVTAALVKELRERTGAGMMECKKALVEANADIELAIENMRKSGAAKAAKKAGNVAAEGAIIIKEENGVAALLEVNCQTDFVAKDANFTAFAEEVAAAAVASQATVEELQAQFEETRVALVAKIGENINIRRVQYVSGVALASYRHGEKIGVVVAGEGEAETLKHVAMHVAASRPEFLNPEDVPADVVAKEKAVQVEIAMNEGKPAEIAEKMVVGRMKKFTGEISLTGQAFIMEPKQTVGAILKEKGASVSNFVRLEVGEGIEKAAEMSFADEVAAVQKG, from the coding sequence ATGGCAACTGTAACTGCAGCTCTAGTTAAAGAACTTCGCGAGCGCACTGGCGCTGGCATGATGGAATGTAAGAAAGCGCTTGTAGAAGCAAACGCTGACATCGAACTAGCAATTGAAAACATGCGTAAGTCTGGCGCAGCGAAAGCAGCTAAGAAAGCTGGTAACGTTGCTGCTGAAGGCGCAATCATCATCAAAGAAGAGAACGGCGTAGCTGCTCTTCTTGAAGTTAACTGCCAAACTGACTTCGTAGCAAAAGATGCTAACTTCACTGCATTCGCAGAAGAAGTTGCAGCTGCTGCAGTAGCTTCTCAAGCTACTGTTGAAGAGCTACAAGCACAGTTCGAAGAGACTCGTGTTGCTCTAGTTGCAAAAATCGGCGAAAACATCAACATCCGTCGCGTACAATACGTTTCTGGTGTTGCACTAGCTTCTTACCGTCACGGTGAGAAAATCGGTGTTGTTGTTGCTGGTGAAGGCGAAGCTGAAACTCTTAAGCACGTTGCAATGCACGTTGCTGCATCACGTCCTGAGTTCCTAAACCCAGAAGACGTACCTGCAGACGTAGTTGCTAAAGAGAAAGCAGTTCAAGTTGAAATCGCTATGAACGAAGGCAAACCAGCTGAAATCGCAGAGAAAATGGTTGTTGGCCGTATGAAGAAATTCACGGGCGAAATCTCTCTAACTGGTCAAGCTTTCATCATGGAGCCTAAGCAAACTGTTGGTGCTATCCTTAAAGAGAAAGGCGCTTCAGTATCTAACTTCGTACGTCTAGAAGTTGGTGAAGGCATCGAGAAAGCAGCTGAAATGAGCTTTGCTGACGAAGTTGCAGCGGTACAAAAAGGTTAA
- the rpsB gene encoding 30S ribosomal protein S2 — protein sequence MATVSMRDMLKAGVHFGHQTRYWNPKMKPFIFGARNKVHIINLEKTVPMFNEALAEIAKVGEKKGKVLFVGTKRAASEAVKEAAINSNQFYVNNRWLGGMLTNYKTVRQSIKRLKELEAQAQDGTFDKLTKKEALMRTREMEKLEKSLGGIKNMGGLPDALFVIDADHEHIAVKEANNLGIPVYAVVDTNSNPDGVDFVIPGNDDAIRAVQLYLNAAADAVKEGRNKDVAAVAAEKDGFVEAE from the coding sequence ATGGCAACTGTATCAATGCGCGATATGCTTAAAGCTGGTGTTCACTTCGGTCACCAAACTCGTTACTGGAACCCAAAAATGAAGCCATTCATCTTTGGTGCTCGTAACAAAGTACATATCATCAACCTAGAAAAAACTGTACCAATGTTCAACGAAGCTCTAGCTGAAATCGCTAAAGTTGGCGAGAAGAAAGGTAAAGTTCTTTTTGTTGGTACTAAGCGCGCTGCATCTGAAGCTGTTAAAGAAGCTGCTATCAACAGCAACCAGTTCTACGTTAACAACCGCTGGTTAGGCGGTATGCTAACGAACTACAAAACTGTTCGTCAGTCTATCAAGCGTCTGAAAGAACTTGAAGCGCAAGCTCAAGACGGTACTTTCGACAAGCTTACTAAGAAAGAAGCTCTAATGCGTACTCGTGAAATGGAGAAGCTAGAGAAATCTCTTGGTGGTATCAAGAACATGGGCGGCCTTCCAGACGCTCTATTCGTAATCGATGCTGATCACGAACACATCGCAGTTAAAGAAGCAAACAACCTAGGTATCCCAGTTTACGCTGTAGTTGATACTAACTCTAACCCAGACGGTGTTGACTTCGTTATCCCAGGTAACGACGATGCAATCCGTGCAGTACAGCTTTACCTAAACGCTGCTGCAGACGCGGTTAAAGAAGGTCGCAACAAAGATGTTGCTGCTGTAGCTGCTGAAAAAGACGGTTTTGTAGAAGCTGAATAA
- the map gene encoding type I methionyl aminopeptidase, with the protein MAVKIKTAEEIEKMRVAGKLASEILEMIEPHIQVGTTTEELNQICHEYALERGAYSAPLDYHGFPKSICTSINHIVCHGIPASQDETGSTGQFKPAVLKDGDILNVDITVIIPDDENADLSVRPQGYHGDTSKMFLVGEVSPANKRLCMVAQEALYEGMRQVKPGVQLGQIGTAIEKYIKTNNKNNPRAKFSIVKDYCGHGIGSEFHEDPQVVHYKNSDRTVLKAGMCFTIEPMINAGKFGCRLDDEDSWTVYTADSKNSAQWEHTLVVTDTGCEVLTLRSDDTIPRIMKNA; encoded by the coding sequence ATGGCTGTAAAAATTAAAACTGCTGAAGAAATTGAAAAAATGCGCGTCGCCGGCAAGCTGGCTTCTGAAATTCTAGAGATGATTGAACCTCACATTCAAGTGGGTACAACGACAGAAGAGCTAAACCAAATCTGTCACGAGTACGCTCTAGAAAGAGGCGCATACTCAGCACCACTTGATTACCACGGTTTCCCTAAGTCTATCTGTACGTCTATCAATCACATTGTGTGCCACGGTATTCCAGCATCACAAGATGAGACTGGCAGCACTGGTCAATTCAAACCTGCAGTACTAAAAGATGGTGACATTCTTAACGTTGATATCACGGTAATCATCCCTGATGACGAAAACGCAGATCTAAGCGTTCGTCCACAAGGTTACCACGGTGACACCTCTAAGATGTTCCTAGTGGGTGAGGTTTCACCTGCAAACAAGCGTCTGTGCATGGTTGCTCAAGAAGCACTTTACGAAGGCATGCGCCAAGTTAAGCCAGGTGTTCAACTTGGCCAAATCGGTACTGCTATCGAGAAGTACATCAAAACAAACAACAAGAACAACCCACGTGCGAAGTTCTCTATTGTTAAAGATTACTGTGGTCACGGCATTGGTTCTGAATTCCACGAAGATCCACAAGTGGTTCACTACAAGAACAGCGATCGCACCGTGCTAAAAGCAGGCATGTGCTTCACTATCGAGCCAATGATCAACGCGGGTAAGTTTGGCTGTCGTCTTGATGACGAAGATAGCTGGACAGTATACACAGCAGACAGCAAGAACTCGGCTCAATGGGAGCACACTCTGGTTGTAACTGATACTGGTTGTGAAGTACTAACACTGCGCAGCGATGATACAATCCCACGTATCATGAAGAACGCTTAG